Genomic segment of Desulfuromonas sp.:
TTTTGCATCCGGCGAGGGGATTGACGTCAGGCCGCACCCTCATATCAACCTGGCAACGATCACCTACCTGTTTTCAGGAGAAATCCTGCATCGGGACAATCTCGGTATGGTTCAATCGATCCGGCCGGGTGAAATCAACCTGATGATTGCCGGTAAAGGGATCGTCCATTCCGAGCGAACGCCCCCGCAAATCCGCTCGGGAGGACACACTCTGCATGCCCTTCAACTCTGGATAGCCCTGCCTGAAAAAGATGAAGAGACGGACCCCTCCTTTCACCATTACGAAAGCGACGAGTTGCCGACACTGGAAGAAGATGGCGTTTCACTGCGACTCATGATCGGCGCAGCATACGGCCTTAAATCACCGGTCCGGACATTTTCTCCAACCCTGTATATCGAAGCGACCATGGCAGAAAATGCCCGCCTGCAATTGCCGAACGATACCAATGAACGCGGGCTTTATATCATCTCCGGGCAGGTCAGAACCGGAAAACATCTTCTGCAGCCCGAGCAGATGTATGTATTCGATCAATCGGCAGAAATTGAACTCGAGGCAGTTGAAACAACCCGACTGGTCATCATCGGCGGAGAGCCTCTCGGCGTGCGCAAGATCTACTGGAATTTTGTCTCGAGTCGTCCGGAACGGATCGAACAGGCCAAACAGGACTGGCAGGACAACAAATTTCCCGGCGTACCGGGTGAAACCGAATTCATCCCGCTGCCTGATTAATCCGGTTGCTCAATGTTGCAGATCACTCGTCATATTTCGATCCCACTGAGCGAAATCGAACTTTCGTATGTCACGGCCCAGGGCGCCGGAGGCCAGAATGTGAACAAGGTTGCCACTGCAGCGCACCTCCGTTTTGACATCAAGAATTCATCATTACCCGAACCGTTGAAAGAACGTCTGCTCGCCCTCGCCGATCAACGGATCAACGCCGAAGGCGTCCTTGTTATCAAGGCGCAATCGACGCGTTCGCAGGAACAGAACCGGTCGGCTGCTCTCGAACGGTTGAAGCAACTGGTCAAGAGTGTCGCGACACCACGCAAGAAACGGAGGCCGACCAGGCCAACCACCGCCTCAAAAGAGCGTCGACTTGATAAAAAATCGCGGCGCGGCAGGACCAAGTCTCTACGTGGCAAAGTCAGGGATCAACAATCGTGATGGAATGGACGGAAATCATCATTTACCTCGGCATCCTGGCAGCTATCCTGCTGTTTGGGGACAATATTTCTCGCCATTTCAAGCTTTACCGCGGCTGCGGTATCGGGCTCAAAATTTTCATCATCTACATCGAGATCATCAAGGCAGTCGGCGGCACATTTCTCACCCTCCTCTGGATAGCGTCCTGCCTTTTTCTTCATGAAGGGATTATCG
This window contains:
- a CDS encoding aminoacyl-tRNA hydrolase; translation: MLQITRHISIPLSEIELSYVTAQGAGGQNVNKVATAAHLRFDIKNSSLPEPLKERLLALADQRINAEGVLVIKAQSTRSQEQNRSAALERLKQLVKSVATPRKKRRPTRPTTASKERRLDKKSRRGRTKSLRGKVRDQQS